A stretch of DNA from Catenulispora acidiphila DSM 44928:
CGCGCACTCCATCGCGCACCCCAACGAGGGAAGCGGCGTGCTCGCGCTTCCGGTTCTTGGCAGGTCGCCAGCTCCTCGGCACCCAAGCCCCCTGACGTGGTCGAAGGCCTAACGCGGTAAGGGTCAGGATACCTCCTGGCAACCCGGACTTCGTCAGGGGGTGCCAGTGGGGCGAACCGTGGCGCGGGTACCGTGTGGCCGTGACCACACCGCCGCCCCGGATACCGACCGTCCCCGCCGACCGCCGCATCCCGCTGGCCGGCACCTTCAACCTCCGCGACGTCGGCGGCTACCCGGCCGCCGGCGGCACCGTCCGCGCGGGCCTCCTGCTCCGCGGCGACGCCCTGCACCGCCTCGACGACAGCGCCCGCGCCACCCTGGCCGGCCTCCCCGTCCGCACCGTGGTGGACCTGCGTGAAGACTTCGAAGCCCGGCTGTCACCCGACGCCCTCGACGGCACCGGCATCGCGGTCCTGCGCCTCCCGGTCTTCCGCTTCACCGGCGACTCCTTCGGCAAGTCCCCCGAGGACCTCAAGACGGTCTACGACCACATGGTCGACGACTGCGGCGAGGTCCTCGCAGCCGCCGTGGCCCATGTGGCAACCGCCACAGCCCACCCGATCCTGGTCCACTGCTCCGCGGGCAAGGACCGCACCGGCGTCGTGGTCGCCATCATCCTGTCGCTCCTCGGCGTCAGCGACGAGGTCATAGCCGAGGACTACCACCTCACCAGCGCCTACCTCGCCGAGGAGTTCACCCAGGCGGTCGAGCAACTGCAAGCCGCCACCGGCCTCGGCCAACGGCTGAACGGCCAAGCCCTGGCCTGCCCGCCGGAGCTGATCCTGGCGACCCTGGAGCGCATGCGCGCCTCGCACGGCTCGATCGAGGGCTACTTGCTGGCGCACGGGCTGACCGCGCAGCTGGTCGCCGAGCTTCGCAGGAGCCTGATAGAGCCGCTGGTGGTGGAGGCGGTTGTCGAGGCAGCCGTGGTCGAGGCGGTCGCGGCGGAGACCGCTGGCGAGCCGACCGACTGAGGGCGGGGCGTCAGCGCGTCGGCGTTTCCGAGGCTTCGCCTGACCCTCACTCCCCGCTGGGCAGCGTCAGCACCTCGACGCCGTCGTTCGTCACGACCATCGTGTGCTCGAACTGGGCGGTGCGCTTGCGGTCGCGGGTGACCGCGGTCCACTTGTCGGGCCACATCTCGTAGTCGGCGGTGCCGAGGGTGAGCATGGGCTCGATGGTGAAGGTCATGCCGGGCTGCATCACCAGGGTCGCGTAGGGGTCGTCGAAGTGCGGGATGATCAGGCCGGTGTGGAAGGCCGTGGAGATGCCGTGGCCGGTGAAGTCGCGGACGACGCCGTAGCCGAAGCGCTTGGCGTAGCTCTCGATCACGCGGCCGATGACGTTGATCTGGCGGCCGGGGCGGACGGCCTTGATGGCGCGGTCCAGGGCTTCGCGGGTGCGCTCGACCAGCAGGTGCGATTCCTCGTCTACGGTGCCGACCTCGAAGGTGGCGTTGGTGTCGCCGTGGACGCCGCCGATGTAGGCGGTGATGTCCACGTTCACGATGTCGCCGTCCGCCAGGACCGTGGTGTCCGGGATGCCGTGGCAGATGACCTCGTTGACCGAGGTGCACATCGATTTGGGGTACCCCTTGTAGCCCAGCGTGGAGGGGTAGGCGCGGTGGTCCAGCAGGTACTCGTGGCCGATGCGGTCCAGCTCGTCGGTGGTGACGCCGGGCTTGGCCGCCCTGCCGGTCTCCACCAGCGCGTCGGCGGCGATGCGGGAGGCGGTCCGCATCTTCTCGACGGTCTCGGCGTCCTGGACCTCGCCGCCGGTGTACGGCCTGGGTCCCTTGCGTCCCACGTACTCCGGTCGCTTGATCGCCGCCGGGACGGGCAGAGTGGGAGAGACGGTGCCGGGTACAAGTGTCGCCATAGTCAGACAGTCTAGGCACCCGGTGACAGCAGGGAGACTGCGATGCGCTGGACCAAGAAGGGCGAGCCGCCGGAGGACGACGGCTGGTACTACTGCGTGAAACACGGCGCGGTCGAGCCGGCGGGCGCCTGCGCCGCCAAGGACCGCCTCGGGCCGTACCAGACCCGGGAACAGGCCGAGCACGCCTTGCAGCGCGTCCAGGAGCGCAACGAGGCGTGGCGCAAGGCCGACGAGGCGGCGGAGGCCGACAGCTAGCCGATAGCCGGCCGACAGCGAGCCCCGACGACGGCGGGAGCGCCGTGCCCGACGGCGCCGGCGGCGATGGACGCGGCAGCGACCGCGGCCACAGCCTCCGGCGCCGTCGGCCCGCGCTCTACAGCGCCTTCACCTCGTCGGCCGACAGCGCGCGTCCGAAGACCTGCACATCCGAGATGTAGCCCTTGAACGGATTCGTCGGGAACTTCCCGTACCAGCTCCGCCCGATCGCGAACGGCCCGGTCGCGGCGTACGGCGCCGACCCGGTCTTGACCGCCCCGCCCTGCTGCACGCCGTTGATGAAGAACGCGAGCGTCCCGGCCTGCGCGTCGTAGACCCCGGTCAGCTTGACCCAGGTGTTCATCGGCGTCGGGGCGGTCCCGCCGGCGCCGACCGTCGTCGGCGTCGGGCCGTCGGCGTTCGCCCGGACGAAGGACCAGGTCTTGCTGTCCAGCGAGTAGCTGAACGTGAACGCGAAGCACTGCGGGCCGTCCTGGCTGAAGGCGGCGGCGTACTTCGTCGGCGTGGTGGTCCCGGTCTGGTCCACCCACATCGAGACCGTGAAGCTCTTCGTGGTGTCGATCGCCGGCGCCTTGGTCTGGATCTGGCCGCCCTTGATCTGCTTCGCCGCGCCGCTGAACGCCGCCGATCCGCCGTGCGCGGTCGAGAATCCGGCCTCGCCGCTCACCGCGCCGGCGCGCTTCTTGCCGGAGGTGTCGGCGGCGGCGGTGCTGCCGGGCTTGTCGTTCAGCCGCCAGTGCAGCAGGTCCGCGACCGGCTTGGCAGCCGGCGGAGCGGCGTTCGACGTGGACGGCGGCGCACTGCTCGGCGCGCTCTGGCTCGCGCTGCTGGACGGCTGCGAACCCGTGCCGTTGACAGCCTGTCCGCCCGGACCGGTCGCCGAGCCGGACGCGCCCTGCGCCGACCCCGACGTCGTGGGCGTGGTGCTGGGGCTCGGCTGCTTCTTGCTGTCGCTGCCGCTTCCGGTGGCGAAGAAGATCGCCGCGCCGGCGACACCGGCCACCGCGACCACGGACGCCCCGATCAGCAGGGTTCTGCGACGCTTTCCGGTGGTGTCCCCGGGCGGGGGACCGGGAGGTCCGGGCGGTCCCGGCGGACCGTAGGGACCGGGAGGGCCCATCGGACCGGCGAACTGCCCGCCCGGCCCGGGTCCCGCCTGCGGAACGGCCCGGAACCCGCTGGCCGACAGGTCCGCGTTGCCCTGCTGCTGCCCGACCGACCGGTAGGCGCCGGTCGCGGCGAGCGGGAACGAGGTCATCGGAGGCGGTGCCTGCGGCGGCGCCTGGACCGGCGGCGGCTCCGGCGGACGGACGGCCGCGTACGAGCCGGTCGCCGCGAGCGGGAACGACGTCATCGAACCCTGCGACGCTCCGAGGTTTCCGCCCTGCGGTCCGCCCTGCTGTCCACCCGGAGGCCCACCTTGCGGTCCGCCCTGCTGTCCGCCGGGTCCGCCGGGTCCACCTTGGCCGCCCTGGCTGCCTTGCGAAGAGCCCTGATAGTTACCCTGAGGCCAGCCCTGCTGCGTCCCGGGCGCCCCCGCCCCCGGCTCGTTCGGCGCTCCGAAACCGTTGTTCTGCCAGGGAAAGCCCTGTGGCGGCGGTCCGCTCGAATCCCCTGTCGCCTCCGGCGGCGCGCCCCAAGGCGGCCCGTTCCGGTCCCCGTTGTCCATGCCAACCCCTCGCTCGGACCCTCAAAGGCCTTCGATCATAGGGACGGCTCAGCATGCGCCGCCAGCCTTTCGGCCCTGACAGCGCCCGCGTGCGCATCGGTCCGCGCGTCGTAACGCCGGAACCCCGGCAGCCACGCGGCCAGCCCGATCACCGCCCCGACGCAGGCCACACCGCCGAAGCCGACCGAGAACACCGGTCCCCGCAGTGCCGCCATCGACCCGGCGCGGATCTGTCCCAGAATCGGTCCGCTGGAGAACGACAGCATCTCGATCCCGGCGAGCCGGCCGCGCAGCGCGTCGGGGATGGTCTGGTTCCAGATCGACATCCGGAACACGCCGCTGACCGCGTCCGCCGCACCGGCGGCGGCCAGGCACGCCACCACGATCCACACCTGCTGCGTCGCCGCCACCAACGCGATCGCCACGCCCCACGCCCCGGCGGCCCAGATCACCGCCAGCCCGTGCCGGTGGACGTGCTTCGTCCAGCCGCTGGTGAGGGAGATCAGCGCCGAGCCGACGGCGGGTGCGGCGTACAGCAGTCCCAGGGACCACGAGGCGTGCAGATGGTCGGCGAGGAAGGGGAACAGCGCGGTCGGCATCGCGAACGTCATCGCCGCGATGTCCACCACATACGTGCCGATCAACTCCTGCCGGCTGCGCGCGTACCGCCAGCCGGCGGCTATCCCGCGCAGGCTGGCTCCCTCGGCGTCCTCGCCCTGCGGCGAAGGCTTGAGCTGTAAGAGGAATCCGCACGAGATCACGAATGTCGCGGCGTCCGCGACATAGGAGACCGTGGGTCCGGTCGTAGCGACCAGGACACCGCCCAGCGCAGGCCCGGCGATCTGCGTGAACGACCCCAGCAGCCACTGCAACGCGCCGGCCGGGACCACCAAATCCGGCGGCACGATGCGCGGCACGATCGCCTCCCGCGACGGCCGCTGCAAGCCGTTCACCGCCGCGAACGCCGCTGTCAGCGCGTAGATCGGCCACAGCAGCGGATGCGGCATCAGCGCGTTCACCAACAGCAGCACCGACAACAGCGCCGAGGCCGCCTCGGTCGACACCACGAGCTTGCGCCGGTCCATGGCGTCGGCCAGCGCGCCGCCCCACAGCCCGCAGACCACCAGCGGCACCAGCTCGGTCGCGCCGAGCAGACCGACCGCGAGCGCCGAACCGGTGAGGTCCTTGATCTGGAAGGGGACCGCGACATAGGTCAGGAAGGAGCCGAAGCCGGAGATCACCGAGGACGCGGTCAGGAACCGGTAGTCGCGCGAGACCCTCAGCGGCGTCACGTCGACGCTCATATCGCGCCATCGGCGACGGGGCGGGACGCTTGGCTGCGACGCGTCGCCGGGCGGCGCGGGTTGTGCGGTCACGCGCCGATTGTTCGGGGGCGCGCCCACGGCCCGCAAACGACTTTTGTGCAGTTGTGAGCAGAGTCACGGGTGGTTCGGGCGCCAGACGCGCACCCCTTAACAAGGGATGCCGGGCGTGAGACGATCAGCCTCGTCCGGGTACGCCGTTTCGGCGCCTCGAGTCGTCTCTTCAAGGAGAAGCCAGCATGTCCGCTGAAAGCAGCGCCACGCAGGAGTCCGCAGTATCGTCCTCGGCCGCCCAGCCCAAGCTCTCGCTGTATGGCGGGACCGGGACCGGCCGCCGCGTCACCGTCCGCGACCTGGCCAAGGCCAAGCGCGAGGGGGAGAAGTGGGCGATGCTCACCGCCTATGACGCCCTGACCGCCGGCGTGTTCGACGAGGCCGGGATCCCGGTCCTGCTCGTCGGGGACTCCGCGGGCAACAACCACCTCGGGTACGAGAACACCGTGCCGGTGACCGTCGACCAGCTGGTCATGCTCTCCGCCGCCGTGGTGCGCGGGACCAAGCGCGCCATGGTGATCGGCGACCTGCCCTTCGGCTCCTACCAGTCCTCGCCGGCCCAGGCGCTGGAGACCGCGGCGCGGTTCATGAAGGAGGCCGGGGTCGGCGCGGTCAAGCTCGAAGGCGGCCGCCGGGTGCTCCCGCAGGTCGAGGCGCTGGTGCAGGCCGGCGTGCCGGTGATGGCGCACATCGGGCTCACCCCGCAGTCGGTCAACGTCCTGGGCGGATACCGGATAGCGGGACGGGGCGACGAGGAGGCGGAGAAGCTGATCTCCGACGCCAAGGCGCTGCAGCACGCCGGCGCGTTCGCGATCGTCCTGGAGCTCGTCCCGGCCGAACTGGCCGCGCGGGTCTCCGCCGAGATCGACGTCCCCACCGTGGGCATCGGCGCCGGCGCCGGCACCGACGCGCAGGTCCTGGTCTGGACCGACATGGCGGGACTGACACCCGGCGGCGTGCCGAAGTTCGTGAAGCAGTACGCGGATATGCGCACGCTGCTCGGCGACGCGGCGCGGGCGTTCGCCAGCGACGTGGTGAACGGGGCATACCCGGACGAGTCGCACTCGTACCACTGAGCCCCGGGCTGTATCCCTTCGTCGGAAACACAGTCGGTCCCGACCGATCCACGCCGATCCACACTGAATAACCCCGGTCCGGGTGTCCTGGCGGCGCCCGGACCGGCAGTATGAATCCCATGGATGCCGAGCAGACCACCTTCCTCCGCGAACTCGTCAGCGGAACCCCGTGGTTCGGCGAATGCCGAGGCTTCGCCCGCACCCTGCGGCGCGCCCCGCGCAGCCCCGGCGGCCTCCTGCTCGTCGGCACCCCCGAAGAGGAGCCCTGGCACCTCGCCGCGCACCTGGACACCGAAGCCGGCCTGGCCAACCTCCCGCAGCTGGCGCCGACCCTGATCCGCCACCAGATCCCCGACGGCGCACCGCCGCACCTCGCAGTCCCGCTGGCCCGCCTGGAGCAGGCGCGCAAAGGCGAAGCAGTCTTCATCGTCGCCCCCGACGACCCCGGCACCCCCCTCCTGGAACGCGTCGACGACGCCCGCCGCCGCGGAGCAGCGATCCTGACCCTCGCAGAGGACGAAGAAACCTCCAGCGAACTCCTGACCCTCTCCCACGACGCCCTCCTGGTCCCGGAGAACGGAATCGTCCCCGGCTTCGACGCCGCGCAACACCTCCTCGCCTCCACCGCCGGCGAAGGCGAGGGCCGCAAGGGCGGCCGGGGCAGCGGCCCGCGCCTGGGCTTCCGCGACCGTCTGACGGCCCTGATCGATCAGGTGTCGGGCGGCTCCGCGGACACGTATCGGTAGACGCGGCGCGCCCGACTTGGGGCGCGGGCGGGGCGGGCTGTGGGGTCTGGTGTGTTGGTGGGTTTCAAGAAGCTCTTTACGGCTTCGCGCGGGTGTTGATGGCCTCGCAGGGGGCGCAGTTCGGTGGTGGGTGTCTGGGTTGCGCCGGCGGGCGGGTGGCGTTGAACAACCACCCCCCGCACCTTCAATACGAAACGGTTGCGTCTCGATAAGCTGCGGCGTACAGTCGCGGTGGGAAATCGATACGGTCCTGTTCCGTATCGGATCAAACCCGCACCGATCGAGGGGATAGAGGGGAACATGGATCGGGAGACCCTGCAGAGGCGCCGGTGGGCGATTCTCGGTGTACTCGTCTTCAGCTTGCTCGTGGTCGTCCTGGACAACACGATCCTGAACGTCGCGCTCAAGATCATCTCGCAGCCCGAGAACGATCCGCACCAGCCCGGTCTGGGTGCCTCCCAGTCTGATCTGGAGTGGGCGATCAACTCCTACACGCTGGTGTTCGCCGGCCTGCTGTTCACCTTCGGGATCGTCGGCGACCGGTTCGGGCGCAAGAAGATCCTGATGGCCGGCATGGTCGGGTTCGGGATCGCCTCGGTGCTGTGCGCCTATGCCGGCAGTCCCGGCGCGCTGATCGCCACCCGGGCCGTGATGGGCTTCTTCGGCGCCGCGATCATGCCCGCCACGCTGGCCATCATCGCCAACGTCTTCGAGCCCAAGGAGCAGCCCAAGGCGATCGGCATCTGGGCCGGCGGCGTGGGGCTGGGCGTGGCCATCGGCCCGGTGCTCGGCGGTCTGCTGCTGGACCACTTCTGGTGGGGCTCGGTCTTCCTGATCAACGTGCCGATCATCGTCGTCGCGCTGATCGCCATGGCGATCCTGGTGCCGGACTCCAAGAACCCCAAGCCGGGCAAGCTGGACCCGCTGGGCGTGTTCCTGTCGATGGCCGGGATCGTCGTGTTCGTCTACGGCATCATCCGCGGCGCCGACGTCGGCTGGGGCAACCCGCAGATCTGGGGCTCGCTGGCCGCCGGCATCCTGCTGTCCGCCGGGTTCGTGTTCTGGGAACTGCGGACCGACCACCCCGCGCTGGACGTGCGGCTGTTCCGCAGCTCGCGGCCCTTCTCGGCCTCGGTCATGCTGGTCGGCCTGTCCTTCTTCGCGATGATGGGCGTGCTGTTCTTCCTGTCCTTCTACCTGCAGTCGGTGCTGAACTACAGCCCGCTGAAGGCCGGTCTGTTCCTGACGCCGTT
This window harbors:
- a CDS encoding tyrosine-protein phosphatase; the protein is MTTPPPRIPTVPADRRIPLAGTFNLRDVGGYPAAGGTVRAGLLLRGDALHRLDDSARATLAGLPVRTVVDLREDFEARLSPDALDGTGIAVLRLPVFRFTGDSFGKSPEDLKTVYDHMVDDCGEVLAAAVAHVATATAHPILVHCSAGKDRTGVVVAIILSLLGVSDEVIAEDYHLTSAYLAEEFTQAVEQLQAATGLGQRLNGQALACPPELILATLERMRASHGSIEGYLLAHGLTAQLVAELRRSLIEPLVVEAVVEAAVVEAVAAETAGEPTD
- the map gene encoding type I methionyl aminopeptidase → MATLVPGTVSPTLPVPAAIKRPEYVGRKGPRPYTGGEVQDAETVEKMRTASRIAADALVETGRAAKPGVTTDELDRIGHEYLLDHRAYPSTLGYKGYPKSMCTSVNEVICHGIPDTTVLADGDIVNVDITAYIGGVHGDTNATFEVGTVDEESHLLVERTREALDRAIKAVRPGRQINVIGRVIESYAKRFGYGVVRDFTGHGISTAFHTGLIIPHFDDPYATLVMQPGMTFTIEPMLTLGTADYEMWPDKWTAVTRDRKRTAQFEHTMVVTNDGVEVLTLPSGE
- a CDS encoding LamG domain-containing protein; protein product: MTSFPLAATGSYAAVRPPEPPPVQAPPQAPPPMTSFPLAATGAYRSVGQQQGNADLSASGFRAVPQAGPGPGGQFAGPMGPPGPYGPPGPPGPPGPPPGDTTGKRRRTLLIGASVVAVAGVAGAAIFFATGSGSDSKKQPSPSTTPTTSGSAQGASGSATGPGGQAVNGTGSQPSSSASQSAPSSAPPSTSNAAPPAAKPVADLLHWRLNDKPGSTAAADTSGKKRAGAVSGEAGFSTAHGGSAAFSGAAKQIKGGQIQTKAPAIDTTKSFTVSMWVDQTGTTTPTKYAAAFSQDGPQCFAFTFSYSLDSKTWSFVRANADGPTPTTVGAGGTAPTPMNTWVKLTGVYDAQAGTLAFFINGVQQGGAVKTGSAPYAATGPFAIGRSWYGKFPTNPFKGYISDVQVFGRALSADEVKAL
- a CDS encoding MFS transporter is translated as MSVDVTPLRVSRDYRFLTASSVISGFGSFLTYVAVPFQIKDLTGSALAVGLLGATELVPLVVCGLWGGALADAMDRRKLVVSTEAASALLSVLLLVNALMPHPLLWPIYALTAAFAAVNGLQRPSREAIVPRIVPPDLVVPAGALQWLLGSFTQIAGPALGGVLVATTGPTVSYVADAATFVISCGFLLQLKPSPQGEDAEGASLRGIAAGWRYARSRQELIGTYVVDIAAMTFAMPTALFPFLADHLHASWSLGLLYAAPAVGSALISLTSGWTKHVHRHGLAVIWAAGAWGVAIALVAATQQVWIVVACLAAAGAADAVSGVFRMSIWNQTIPDALRGRLAGIEMLSFSSGPILGQIRAGSMAALRGPVFSVGFGGVACVGAVIGLAAWLPGFRRYDARTDAHAGAVRAERLAAHAEPSL
- the panB gene encoding 3-methyl-2-oxobutanoate hydroxymethyltransferase codes for the protein MSAESSATQESAVSSSAAQPKLSLYGGTGTGRRVTVRDLAKAKREGEKWAMLTAYDALTAGVFDEAGIPVLLVGDSAGNNHLGYENTVPVTVDQLVMLSAAVVRGTKRAMVIGDLPFGSYQSSPAQALETAARFMKEAGVGAVKLEGGRRVLPQVEALVQAGVPVMAHIGLTPQSVNVLGGYRIAGRGDEEAEKLISDAKALQHAGAFAIVLELVPAELAARVSAEIDVPTVGIGAGAGTDAQVLVWTDMAGLTPGGVPKFVKQYADMRTLLGDAARAFASDVVNGAYPDESHSYH
- a CDS encoding MFS transporter, whose amino-acid sequence is MDRETLQRRRWAILGVLVFSLLVVVLDNTILNVALKIISQPENDPHQPGLGASQSDLEWAINSYTLVFAGLLFTFGIVGDRFGRKKILMAGMVGFGIASVLCAYAGSPGALIATRAVMGFFGAAIMPATLAIIANVFEPKEQPKAIGIWAGGVGLGVAIGPVLGGLLLDHFWWGSVFLINVPIIVVALIAMAILVPDSKNPKPGKLDPLGVFLSMAGIVVFVYGIIRGADVGWGNPQIWGSLAAGILLSAGFVFWELRTDHPALDVRLFRSSRPFSASVMLVGLSFFAMMGVLFFLSFYLQSVLNYSPLKAGLFLTPFALAQLIFSPLSARLVQRFGARAVSTFGMVVIGVTFLMYQFVNQTSAAWLLLLIFFLQGMGMANVMPPATTTIMTSLPREKAGVGSSVSNTVRQVGGALGVAVLGTLLTTAYRGRMEAPLRTVVPNPSALHDIDGSIQATKGAGEHVPVLAHFYPQADAAFIHAMHVTVTVSAIVAFLAAIVSLTWLPRKSAGAPAGPPQRQAGADASAAAEAAGVA